The Rhodopseudomonas palustris genome window below encodes:
- a CDS encoding L,D-transpeptidase has protein sequence MSFGSRSAKLAMAVAVFTGAGVLTAPRAEARPDLVVFRGDYSPGTIVVRTGERRLYLVVEPGHAVRYPVGVGKAGKQWAGTTKIDGKYRNPAWAPPADVKRDVPTIPDVIPGGSPANPMGVAAMTLAGGEYAIHGTNRPQSIGGFVSYGCIRMLNDDITDLYERVPVGTQVVVMR, from the coding sequence ATGTCTTTTGGATCTCGTTCGGCGAAATTGGCCATGGCGGTCGCGGTCTTCACGGGCGCCGGCGTGTTGACCGCGCCGCGGGCCGAGGCGCGGCCCGATCTGGTCGTCTTCCGCGGCGACTATTCGCCGGGGACGATCGTGGTCAGGACCGGCGAGCGGCGGCTGTACCTGGTGGTCGAGCCGGGCCACGCGGTGCGTTATCCGGTCGGCGTCGGCAAGGCCGGCAAGCAGTGGGCCGGCACCACCAAAATCGACGGCAAGTATCGCAATCCGGCCTGGGCTCCGCCGGCCGACGTCAAGCGCGATGTCCCGACCATCCCGGACGTGATCCCGGGCGGATCGCCCGCCAACCCGATGGGCGTCGCGGCGATGACGCTGGCGGGCGGCGAATACGCCATCCACGGCACCAACCGGCCGCAGTCGATCGGCGGTTTCGTGTCCTATGGCTGCATCCGGATGCTGAATGACGACATCACCGATCTGTACGAGCGCGTCCCGGTCGGCACTCAGGTGGTGGTGATGCGCTGA